Below is a genomic region from Drosophila albomicans strain 15112-1751.03 chromosome 2R, ASM965048v2, whole genome shotgun sequence.
CAGAGCAGGCAACAATGGTGCAACAGCTGCTCGAGGAGCAGCAGGAAAAGTCAATAGGCTAATTATTTTACAACAACTAAACGACGCATTTACTATTTTGTACGCAGTAAATCTAGCAATGAAAGCAATTTACCAAAATGACAACTAACAAACGTATTTTACTTCTATCTTCAACTAAAGCCGCCTTCAGCAGTTTCCTGATCCattgcctgttgctgctgctgctgttgcttctcttGCGTCTCCTGCGCCATTTGCTGCAACGTGCGACCGAGAATGTTGCGCAGAATGTGCGGCTTGCAATGCTCCTCCAGCCAGGGAATGACGCCGCTGGTTAACTGCTTGAAGCTATCCATGGGTATGTGCTGGAATGTGTCAAACATTTCATCGAGTATGGCCTGGAACTGtaaagaaagagaaggaacTTAGAATGTCTTTAAAGTGTGGTCTTGAATGCTTTGCTTACCACTTGAAACTTAGCCTCGTCTGTGAGACGCGCTTCCTCAGGTCCCGGATTTGCCTGCTGATGTTGCAGCATCGTTTCGTAGCCATTCTGTATGATACGCAACGCTGTCACCTCTTTTTGCAGTGCAGCACTCTCATCTTCTTGCTTCAATTTCTGCTGATTCAGATAGCCAATGTATTCAATGGATTTCTGCAAGATCAGCGCTTTGCTTAGCTTGTAACCCGACGAATCGCTGGGCTGGCAACGTGGCACCAGCTCTTGCAAGCTGTCATAGCCCTTCTTGATGGCATCACGTCGCTTCTGCTCCGCCTGCGTGTGCGCCGAGCGTCGTCGTTCCTTATAGCTAAGCGTTGAGTTCGAGTTCGCTGCCGACGAGTGTCGGG
It encodes:
- the LOC117573609 gene encoding max-like protein X; this translates as QRCGHTVYCNSCFCVDNATTQLSMNDNLTAKEEAYNMEQDQELGGGKHYSRCSSAGSTHTPNSSAHNSDDDDDSGDARHSSAANSNSTLSYKERRRSAHTQAEQKRRDAIKKGYDSLQELVPRCQPSDSSGYKLSKALILQKSIEYIGYLNQQKLKQEDESAALQKEVTALRIIQNGYETMLQHQQANPGPEEARLTDEAKFQVFQAILDEMFDTFQHIPMDSFKQLTSGVIPWLEEHCKPHILRNILGRTLQQMAQETQEKQQQQQQQAMDQETAEGGFS